From the genome of Geminocystis herdmanii PCC 6308, one region includes:
- a CDS encoding protein kinase domain-containing protein, translating to MNNKFLFKILEGQNIDNKYYLKRLLGSGSFGGVYLADEVVRDRFIRELAVKLIITDNPDKQLDELIFSTTLKQPNLLDCYTCGECVLNNFEFLYLLMEKADYSLEDELKKGKLPEEEVKQLVLDIAKGLDYLHSQKPVIVHRDLKPGNILRVGDKWKISDFGLVRSVQNNSTKTTTLMGSMGYAPPEAYEGKISSAWDIWSLGVVIYEALTGELPFNSETPLALMQEVVNKEVNVSKIPQFWQNIIECCLNKENNNRFTINHLLENLENKINLNDQEKEEIFTSIEIKENIVDSSLENAKTYFNSAEEYRNLKQYEKAIIDYTKAIDLDPNYTDAYNNRGIAYKNLKQYEKAIIDYSKAIELDPNYTSAYNNRGLAYDDLKHYKKAIIDYTKAIEIDANYANAYNNRGVVYQNLREYKKAIIDYTTAIKLKPNLQIAINNKNALDAKMKIQKNGFFSKI from the coding sequence ATGAATAATAAATTCTTATTCAAAATCTTAGAAGGGCAAAATATCGACAATAAATATTACCTCAAAAGGTTATTAGGTTCGGGGAGTTTTGGTGGTGTATATTTAGCGGATGAAGTGGTTAGAGATAGATTTATTCGAGAATTGGCGGTTAAATTAATTATCACTGATAACCCTGATAAACAGTTAGATGAATTGATTTTTTCTACTACCTTAAAACAGCCTAATTTACTCGATTGTTATACCTGCGGAGAATGTGTATTAAATAATTTTGAATTTCTCTATTTATTGATGGAAAAAGCAGATTATAGTTTGGAAGATGAGTTGAAAAAAGGTAAATTACCAGAAGAAGAAGTTAAACAATTAGTATTAGATATAGCCAAAGGATTGGATTATTTACACAGTCAAAAACCCGTCATTGTCCATCGAGATTTGAAACCCGGAAATATTTTAAGGGTAGGGGATAAATGGAAAATATCGGATTTTGGTTTAGTCAGAAGTGTGCAAAATAATTCCACTAAAACCACCACGTTGATGGGTTCGATGGGTTACGCACCTCCCGAAGCCTACGAGGGCAAAATCTCCTCGGCTTGGGATATTTGGTCATTGGGAGTGGTTATTTATGAAGCGTTAACGGGGGAATTGCCTTTTAATAGTGAAACTCCTTTAGCGTTAATGCAGGAAGTGGTAAATAAGGAAGTTAATGTGAGTAAAATCCCTCAATTCTGGCAAAATATCATTGAATGTTGTTTAAATAAAGAAAATAATAATCGTTTTACTATTAATCATTTACTAGAAAATTTAGAGAATAAAATTAATCTAAATGATCAAGAAAAAGAAGAGATATTTACCTCTATAGAAATTAAAGAAAATATTGTTGATTCCTCTTTAGAAAATGCTAAAACTTATTTTAACAGTGCTGAAGAATACAGAAATTTAAAACAATATGAAAAAGCCATTATTGATTATACCAAAGCTATTGATTTAGACCCTAATTATACAGATGCTTATAATAATCGTGGTATTGCTTATAAGAATTTAAAACAGTATGAAAAAGCGATTATTGATTATAGCAAAGCTATTGAATTAGATCCTAATTATACGTCAGCTTATAATAATCGTGGTTTAGCTTATGATGATTTAAAACATTACAAAAAAGCAATTATTGATTATACTAAAGCTATTGAAATAGATGCTAATTATGCAAATGCGTATAATAATCGTGGTGTTGTTTACCAGAATTTACGGGAATATAAAAAAGCAATTATTGATTATACAACTGCTATTAAATTAAAACCTAATTTACAAATTGCTATTAATAATAAAAATGCTTTAGATGCAAAAATGAAAATACAAAAAAATGGTTTCTTTTCTAAAATATAA